The proteins below come from a single Dinghuibacter silviterrae genomic window:
- a CDS encoding S66 peptidase family protein, with protein MNRKTFVGSLLPLVAGLSALGPADAAARGDDVARGARATGATGAGAAGEPAAVALPPYLKAGDTIGIVCGSGPIDPKEIQPSIDVLSNWGYQIRLGQTIGKKDGMFGGTDAERTADLQAMLDDPGIQAILFARGGYGMVRIIDNLNFSQFKATPKWLIGFSDVTVIHAHVHRNCRVATIHSKMCNSFPDVYATAEPIIRDCIDSIGKTLKGDTMSYMAPYSPLNREGKTEGQLIGGNLRTLENLAGTASDFSTEDKILFIEDVEEYYYNLDRMLWNFRRTGKLQHLRGLIVGGFNRMMDDPKEPFGKNHYDIISFHTKDFSYPVCFDFPVGHQKDNYALRCGQVHQLEVSRDGVRLTSLA; from the coding sequence ATGAACAGGAAAACATTCGTGGGCAGCCTACTGCCGCTTGTCGCGGGGCTCTCTGCCCTGGGGCCGGCCGACGCTGCAGCGCGGGGCGACGACGTGGCGCGGGGCGCGCGAGCGACAGGGGCGACGGGCGCGGGCGCAGCGGGCGAACCCGCAGCGGTCGCGCTGCCGCCCTACCTCAAAGCCGGCGACACCATCGGCATCGTCTGCGGATCCGGCCCCATAGATCCCAAGGAGATACAACCCTCTATCGACGTCCTGAGCAATTGGGGCTACCAGATCCGTCTCGGGCAGACCATTGGGAAAAAAGACGGCATGTTCGGGGGGACGGACGCGGAACGCACCGCGGACCTGCAGGCCATGCTGGACGATCCAGGTATCCAGGCGATTCTTTTTGCAAGAGGAGGATACGGCATGGTCCGGATCATCGACAACCTTAATTTTTCCCAGTTCAAAGCCACGCCGAAGTGGCTCATCGGGTTTAGCGACGTCACCGTCATCCACGCGCACGTCCACCGGAATTGCCGCGTGGCGACGATTCACAGCAAGATGTGCAACAGCTTCCCCGATGTCTATGCGACCGCGGAACCGATCATCAGGGATTGTATCGATTCGATCGGTAAGACCCTGAAGGGGGATACGATGAGCTATATGGCGCCCTATTCCCCGCTCAACCGGGAGGGGAAAACCGAAGGGCAGTTGATCGGGGGGAACCTCCGGACGCTGGAGAACCTGGCGGGAACGGCGTCCGATTTCTCCACGGAAGATAAGATCCTTTTTATCGAGGACGTGGAAGAATACTATTACAACCTGGACCGCATGCTTTGGAATTTCCGGAGGACGGGTAAGCTGCAACACCTGCGGGGCCTGATCGTCGGCGGGTTCAACCGGATGATGGACGATCCCAAGGAACCTTTTGGCAAAAACCATTATGACATCATCAGCTTTCACACAAAGGACTTTTCCTATCCCGTCTGTTTTGACTTTCCCGTGGGGCACCAGAAGGACAACTATGCCCTTCGCTGCGGGCAGGTGCACCAGTTGGAGGTTTCCCGGGATGGCGTCCGTTTAACCAGCCTGGCATGA
- the pstC gene encoding phosphate ABC transporter permease subunit PstC, translating to MRTWKDRLIGNLFGLLTLATVLIVVLIGAGLWWKSVPILRDQSIGHLLFSTEWKPFSGHFGFLSYIVGSILVTAIAVGIALPVSLLAAIYLSEFADARFKNIVTPLIDLLSGIPPIIYGVWGVLTLVPATGYSALTGGIVLAVMIFPLLISILLDVFRTVPQGLRDASLSLGANDWETARKVLLKRSAPGILAATILAVSRALGETIAVLMVCGNVAALPHSVFDPVYPLPALIANNYGDMMSIPLYDSALMLSALVLFGLIFVFNALSRVVLHRLERRQF from the coding sequence ATGAGAACCTGGAAGGACAGGCTGATCGGAAACCTTTTTGGCCTGCTCACACTGGCCACGGTCCTGATCGTCGTGTTGATCGGGGCGGGGTTGTGGTGGAAGTCGGTGCCGATCCTGAGGGATCAGTCGATCGGGCATTTACTCTTCTCGACGGAATGGAAACCTTTTAGCGGTCACTTCGGTTTCCTCAGTTATATCGTGGGGTCGATCCTGGTGACGGCGATCGCGGTGGGGATCGCGCTTCCGGTGTCGCTGCTGGCGGCCATTTACCTGTCCGAATTCGCCGACGCGCGGTTCAAAAACATCGTGACGCCGCTAATCGACCTGTTGAGCGGGATCCCGCCCATCATTTATGGGGTGTGGGGTGTGTTGACCCTCGTGCCGGCCACGGGTTATTCCGCCCTGACAGGCGGGATCGTCCTGGCGGTGATGATCTTCCCCCTGCTTATCAGCATTCTCCTGGATGTTTTCCGGACAGTGCCGCAGGGGCTGAGGGACGCCTCGCTTTCGCTGGGCGCCAATGACTGGGAAACGGCGCGCAAGGTGCTCCTGAAGCGGTCCGCACCAGGTATCCTGGCGGCGACGATCCTTGCGGTGTCCCGGGCGTTGGGCGAGACGATAGCCGTCCTGATGGTCTGCGGCAATGTGGCGGCGCTGCCGCATTCGGTTTTTGACCCGGTCTACCCGTTGCCGGCGCTGATCGCCAATAATTATGGAGATATGATGTCCATACCGTTGTATGACTCGGCGCTGATGTTGTCGGCGCTGGTTTTGTTCGGGCTGATTTTTGTCTTTAATGCCCTGTCGCGGGTGGTCTTGCACCGCCTGGAAAGGAGGCAGTTTTGA
- a CDS encoding DNRLRE domain-containing protein, with product MKKLITCATLCSALMFVNCKKTTIPLPPTITIIPTPAVQLPADTASLNAIVTAKGGNTIAQETWSQLSGPNTATMANASSASTPISDLIAGTYVFKLQVTSSDGLSVSAEDTIVVKSSTVYTLTLKPTDNPNEVDLWGTPQNTDFGTNPLSPEFDAEYWTVHGNPAIIRSLVSFDLSSIPTTASILTATLSLYSDTTPLNGNLIDANYGAGDSIVIRQVTSPWVATTVTWPTQPSVTDTNQVLLPATALPFLNLPSINVTGIVSNQVSTGTNYGFQLALQNEAGPYISRIFCSSRYSDSTRHPSLTITYSIK from the coding sequence ATGAAAAAGCTTATCACTTGCGCCACACTTTGTTCTGCTTTGATGTTCGTAAACTGTAAGAAAACGACCATCCCGCTACCCCCGACGATCACGATCATCCCGACACCGGCCGTACAACTACCGGCCGACACGGCTTCGCTCAACGCCATCGTTACGGCCAAAGGGGGCAACACCATTGCCCAGGAAACCTGGAGCCAGCTTTCCGGTCCCAACACGGCGACCATGGCGAACGCCAGCAGCGCTTCCACGCCTATTTCCGACCTGATCGCGGGTACCTATGTCTTCAAACTGCAGGTAACCTCCAGCGACGGTCTTAGCGTAAGTGCCGAGGACACCATCGTGGTCAAATCCTCGACGGTATACACGCTCACGCTGAAGCCCACGGACAATCCGAACGAGGTGGACCTTTGGGGAACGCCTCAAAATACCGACTTCGGTACCAACCCGTTGAGCCCTGAATTCGACGCCGAATATTGGACAGTACACGGCAACCCGGCAATTATCCGCAGCCTGGTTTCCTTCGACCTGAGTAGCATTCCTACGACGGCCAGCATCCTCACCGCTACCCTTAGCCTGTATTCCGATACGACGCCGTTGAACGGGAACCTGATCGACGCCAACTACGGTGCCGGTGACTCCATCGTGATCCGTCAAGTGACCTCTCCGTGGGTGGCCACCACCGTGACCTGGCCTACACAGCCCAGCGTCACCGACACCAACCAGGTGCTTCTCCCCGCTACTGCACTGCCCTTCCTTAACCTGCCCTCGATCAATGTCACGGGCATCGTATCCAACCAGGTCTCCACCGGTACGAACTATGGTTTCCAATTGGCCCTGCAAAATGAAGCGGGACCCTATATTTCCAGGATCTTCTGCTCCAGCCGGTATTCCGACAGTACCCGGCATCCGAGTCTGACCATCACCTACTCTATTAAGTGA
- a CDS encoding S66 peptidase family protein has product MTLPPYLQPGDTIGIVCPAGQMEAARARDCIDTLERWGFRVRAGRTLGHAFHYFSGTDEERLDDLQQMLDDPSVKAILCGRGGYGTSRIIDRLDFRAFVRSPKWVIGFSDVTVLHAHLFSVYQIASLHAPMAGAFQGEGADSPSVATLKAALGGGKAAYRCAPHPFNRAGRAEGVLVGGNLTLLAHLIGSRSEPDTRGLLLFIEDVGEYLYNLDRMLIQLVRSGKLEGLAGLIVGGFTDLKDTVVPFGQTAEELIRDKVEGCGFPVCFGFPTSHGGENYALKIGGRYRLEVGEDTKLLEL; this is encoded by the coding sequence ATGACCCTACCACCTTACCTGCAACCCGGGGACACCATCGGGATCGTTTGCCCCGCCGGTCAAATGGAAGCGGCCAGGGCCCGGGACTGTATCGATACCCTGGAGCGCTGGGGCTTCCGGGTACGTGCCGGCCGGACGCTGGGGCATGCCTTTCATTATTTCTCGGGCACGGACGAAGAACGGCTGGACGACCTTCAGCAAATGCTGGACGATCCGTCCGTTAAAGCGATCCTTTGCGGGCGGGGGGGATACGGGACCAGCCGCATCATCGACCGGCTGGATTTCCGTGCATTTGTCCGGTCGCCGAAGTGGGTCATCGGCTTTAGTGACGTCACGGTCCTCCACGCCCATCTTTTCTCCGTATATCAAATCGCTTCTTTACACGCCCCGATGGCGGGAGCCTTTCAGGGGGAAGGGGCGGACAGTCCCTCGGTCGCCACGCTAAAGGCCGCGCTCGGCGGCGGGAAAGCGGCCTATCGCTGCGCCCCACATCCTTTTAACCGTGCCGGGCGGGCGGAAGGCGTCCTGGTAGGAGGCAACCTTACCCTTCTGGCCCACTTGATAGGTTCGCGGTCGGAACCGGATACCCGCGGTCTCCTCTTGTTTATTGAGGACGTGGGCGAATACCTGTACAACCTCGATAGGATGTTGATACAACTGGTGCGGAGCGGGAAGCTAGAGGGCCTTGCCGGCCTGATCGTAGGAGGGTTTACAGACCTGAAAGACACTGTAGTTCCTTTTGGACAAACGGCAGAGGAGCTTATCCGGGACAAGGTGGAGGGGTGCGGGTTTCCGGTTTGTTTTGGCTTCCCCACCAGTCACGGAGGGGAAAATTATGCCCTGAAGATCGGCGGGCGATACAGGCTGGAGGTGGGGGAGGATACCAAACTTTTGGAGTTATAA
- a CDS encoding porin: protein MRFVLTALLTLSIAGVWAQSGNDVLNLLTRKGTITKEEADSLRKVYTDEQRRNDNRLDSFPLRLARNLDLSGYTQVNYLNFQQSGKINGFQIKRARLDFQGHFSSKFDYRLLIDFVGNSGANGSAPTGGALVSPLLLDAYITYKPFTWLNVKAGQQLVQFSLENLTADRNLELVERSQVVNALVARKGDSGNGLVDSIGNQNGRDLGVQVNGSLFPIGDRHFVDYYIQILNGAGIDVSDNNNAKDVDARLVFHPIKALSIGGSYYNGYDRFTSSTTKDQGRIRWGADADLELDRWNLKGEWLRGQEGYKNVTLHDGYYAQAGYFLIKHTLQAVARYDVYDANVDKANLTTTYYDFGLNYFFNVWTKFQLYYSARAEQNAHVANNLFEAQFQLAF, encoded by the coding sequence ATGAGATTTGTATTGACTGCATTATTGACCCTATCCATCGCGGGCGTGTGGGCCCAATCCGGTAATGACGTATTAAACCTGCTGACCCGAAAGGGGACGATCACCAAAGAGGAGGCGGACTCGTTGCGCAAGGTGTATACGGACGAGCAACGCAGGAACGACAACCGCCTGGATTCATTTCCGCTGAGGCTGGCGCGTAACCTGGACCTGAGCGGGTATACGCAGGTGAACTACCTGAATTTCCAGCAAAGCGGCAAGATCAACGGGTTCCAGATAAAAAGGGCCAGGCTGGACTTCCAGGGGCACTTTTCGAGCAAGTTCGACTACCGGTTGCTGATCGACTTCGTGGGGAACAGCGGGGCGAACGGGAGCGCGCCGACGGGGGGTGCCCTGGTATCCCCGCTGTTGCTGGACGCGTACATCACGTATAAACCGTTTACATGGCTGAACGTCAAGGCGGGACAACAACTGGTGCAGTTCTCGCTGGAAAACCTGACCGCGGATCGTAACCTGGAGCTGGTCGAGCGTTCCCAGGTGGTGAACGCGCTGGTGGCCCGGAAGGGGGATTCGGGGAACGGCCTGGTGGATTCGATCGGCAACCAGAACGGGCGTGACTTGGGTGTCCAGGTGAACGGCAGCCTGTTTCCGATCGGGGACCGTCATTTCGTGGACTACTATATCCAGATCCTGAACGGGGCGGGGATCGATGTTTCGGACAACAACAACGCAAAAGATGTGGACGCCCGGCTGGTGTTTCATCCTATAAAAGCATTGAGCATAGGCGGGAGCTACTATAACGGCTACGACCGGTTTACGTCCAGCACTACCAAGGACCAGGGCCGGATTCGCTGGGGCGCGGATGCCGACCTGGAACTCGACCGGTGGAACCTGAAGGGGGAGTGGCTCCGCGGACAGGAAGGGTATAAAAACGTCACCCTGCATGATGGCTATTACGCGCAGGCGGGGTACTTCCTCATCAAACATACACTCCAGGCGGTTGCCCGTTACGATGTATACGACGCCAACGTCGACAAAGCGAATTTGACGACGACCTATTATGACTTCGGACTGAACTATTTCTTTAACGTCTGGACGAAGTTCCAACTCTACTACTCAGCAAGGGCCGAGCAAAATGCGCACGTCGCCAACAATTTGTTCGAAGCACAGTTCCAATTGGCTTTCTAA
- the metG gene encoding methionine--tRNA ligase: MSEFKRYLVTAALPYANGPVHIGHLAGCYLPADIYVRYQRARKQDIKFISGSDEHGVPITIRAMKEGITPQQVVDKYNALIKDSFAQMGISFDIYARTSSPVHHETASAFFKKLYDDGLFEEKESEQYYDEAKKTFLADRYIIGTCPVCGNPNAYGDQCERCGTSLSPDQLINPRSALSDAPPVRRKTKHWYFPLQQYEPWLKEWIVEGKKDTWKNNVYGQCKSWLDNGLQPRAMTRDSNWGIKVPLPGAEGKVLYVWFDAPIGYISATKELTDQWADYWCKEDTKLVHFIGKDNIVFHCIIFPSMLKAHGGFVLPDNVPANEFLNIEGDKVSTSRNWAVWVDEYLKDFPDQQDILRYVLCANAPETKDNDFTWKDFQTRNNSELVDIFGNFINRTMVLMHKLCGGKVPALHSADNLDKATLDAFATTKARVEEALESYRFRDALFEVIDLARKGNKYLQEKQPWIVARDLEKDTTAQQKIDNCLHVCLQLMANLAILVNPFLPFTAKKMSHMMKTVDKMLEWENAGKTKLLSVGYTLRAPELLFRKIEDAEVAAQVEKLRAGLVKPADGVAVAGAAPAASSAPSAAAASAAPVPAPGVTAAGAAPAATPASGGAPSAVASAPADAPLPAFKDTIVYDDFAKLDLRVGRILTAEKMPKSDKLLRFTVDLGTEQRTILSGVAKHFSPENLIGQQVTVVANLAPRKMMGVESHGMILMAEDPAGKLHFINPETPIVPGSTIS, translated from the coding sequence ATGTCTGAATTCAAGAGATATTTAGTAACGGCGGCCCTACCTTATGCCAACGGACCGGTTCATATCGGCCACCTGGCCGGTTGTTATTTACCCGCGGATATCTATGTCCGCTACCAACGCGCCCGCAAGCAAGACATCAAGTTTATCTCCGGGAGCGACGAACACGGGGTACCCATCACCATCCGGGCCATGAAAGAAGGCATCACGCCCCAACAGGTCGTGGACAAGTACAACGCGCTGATCAAAGACAGCTTTGCCCAGATGGGCATTTCCTTCGACATATATGCCAGGACGTCCAGCCCGGTTCACCACGAGACGGCCTCGGCCTTTTTCAAAAAACTCTACGACGACGGTCTTTTTGAGGAAAAGGAATCGGAGCAATACTATGACGAGGCGAAGAAAACGTTTCTGGCCGACCGCTACATCATTGGTACCTGCCCGGTTTGCGGCAACCCCAACGCCTATGGCGACCAGTGCGAACGCTGTGGTACGTCCCTGAGTCCCGATCAGTTGATCAACCCCCGCAGCGCTTTGAGCGACGCCCCGCCGGTACGGCGGAAGACCAAACACTGGTACTTCCCGCTGCAGCAGTACGAGCCCTGGCTCAAGGAATGGATTGTTGAAGGGAAAAAAGATACTTGGAAAAATAACGTCTACGGCCAGTGCAAAAGCTGGCTCGACAACGGCCTCCAGCCCCGCGCCATGACCCGCGACAGCAACTGGGGGATCAAGGTCCCCTTGCCGGGGGCCGAGGGTAAAGTATTGTATGTCTGGTTCGACGCGCCCATCGGCTACATCAGCGCCACCAAGGAACTCACGGACCAATGGGCGGACTACTGGTGCAAGGAAGACACCAAGCTGGTGCACTTCATCGGTAAAGACAACATCGTTTTCCACTGCATTATTTTCCCGAGCATGCTCAAGGCGCACGGTGGATTTGTATTACCCGACAACGTGCCCGCCAACGAATTCCTCAACATCGAAGGCGACAAAGTCTCCACCAGCCGCAACTGGGCGGTGTGGGTCGACGAATATCTCAAGGACTTCCCCGACCAGCAGGATATCCTGCGCTACGTCCTTTGCGCCAATGCCCCGGAGACCAAGGACAACGACTTTACCTGGAAGGACTTCCAGACGCGCAACAACAGCGAACTCGTCGACATTTTCGGGAATTTTATCAACCGGACGATGGTCCTGATGCACAAGCTTTGCGGCGGCAAGGTGCCCGCGCTCCACAGCGCCGACAACCTGGACAAAGCCACTCTCGATGCCTTTGCCACCACAAAGGCCCGGGTGGAAGAGGCGCTGGAAAGCTATCGTTTCCGCGACGCCCTTTTTGAAGTGATCGACCTGGCCCGCAAAGGGAACAAATACCTCCAGGAAAAACAACCCTGGATCGTCGCCCGTGACCTCGAAAAAGACACCACCGCCCAGCAAAAGATTGACAACTGTCTCCACGTTTGTCTGCAACTGATGGCCAACCTCGCCATCCTGGTCAACCCCTTCCTGCCCTTCACTGCAAAGAAGATGAGCCACATGATGAAGACCGTGGACAAGATGCTCGAATGGGAAAATGCCGGGAAAACGAAACTGCTGAGCGTGGGGTACACGCTCCGCGCTCCTGAGTTGCTGTTCCGCAAGATCGAGGACGCGGAGGTCGCCGCGCAGGTGGAGAAGCTCCGTGCCGGGTTGGTGAAACCTGCGGACGGCGTAGCCGTCGCTGGGGCCGCGCCCGCCGCAAGCAGCGCGCCCTCTGCCGCCGCCGCCAGTGCCGCCCCGGTGCCCGCGCCCGGCGTAACCGCTGCTGGCGCAGCCCCTGCAGCGACGCCCGCATCCGGCGGCGCCCCGTCCGCCGTCGCCTCGGCCCCTGCCGACGCGCCCCTCCCGGCCTTCAAGGACACGATCGTCTACGACGACTTCGCCAAGCTGGACCTGCGGGTCGGCCGGATCCTGACCGCGGAGAAGATGCCCAAATCGGACAAGCTGCTCCGCTTTACCGTCGACCTGGGGACGGAACAACGCACGATCCTGTCGGGGGTCGCCAAACACTTCTCACCGGAGAACCTGATCGGGCAGCAGGTCACCGTCGTCGCCAACCTCGCACCCCGGAAGATGATGGGGGTGGAGAGTCACGGCATGATCCTGATGGCGGAGGACCCCGCCGGGAAGCTCCACTTTATCAACCCGGAGACGCCGATCGTGCCGGGGAGCACCATTAGCTAG
- a CDS encoding PstS family phosphate ABC transporter substrate-binding protein gives MRKTKLGAVLAALLLSACGSPQQNTNAISLSGAFALYPLTVKWAEEYKKTHPDVKIDVSAGGAGKGITDVLNGVTDIGLVSRSLTQAELQKGAVVIPVTRDAVVPTISAANPLLKDIEIKGVTKDGFYGVFISGAIKTWGQLGFSGQDPVHVYTRSDAAGAAETWAAYLGKKQDDLKGTAVFGDPGLAQAVQKDPGGIGFNNIAFVYDPQTKQLVAGVVPLPIDQNGNGKIDPEEAVYGTLDQITAAIAAGKYPSPPARDLYFVTKGVPNAVAKDFIKFALTEGQKDVAGSGYILLTQDKINEGLKKIQ, from the coding sequence ATGCGAAAAACGAAACTGGGCGCCGTGTTGGCAGCGCTGCTGCTGTCCGCCTGCGGCTCCCCACAACAGAACACCAACGCGATCAGCCTGTCGGGTGCCTTCGCCCTCTACCCCTTGACGGTAAAGTGGGCGGAAGAATACAAAAAGACCCACCCGGACGTCAAAATCGACGTCTCAGCGGGTGGCGCGGGTAAAGGCATCACGGACGTTCTTAACGGGGTAACGGACATCGGCCTGGTGTCGAGAAGCCTCACACAAGCGGAGCTGCAGAAGGGTGCCGTGGTGATCCCGGTGACGAGGGACGCGGTGGTGCCGACGATCAGTGCAGCGAACCCCCTGCTGAAGGATATAGAAATAAAAGGGGTGACGAAGGACGGCTTTTATGGCGTCTTTATCAGCGGAGCGATCAAAACATGGGGTCAACTGGGCTTTAGCGGGCAGGACCCTGTGCATGTCTATACGCGATCGGATGCGGCAGGTGCCGCCGAGACGTGGGCGGCTTACCTTGGAAAAAAACAGGATGACCTGAAGGGGACCGCGGTGTTTGGAGACCCGGGGCTGGCACAGGCGGTGCAAAAGGATCCCGGTGGGATCGGGTTTAACAACATCGCCTTTGTGTACGATCCCCAGACAAAGCAACTGGTAGCGGGTGTCGTCCCCTTGCCCATCGATCAGAATGGCAATGGGAAAATCGACCCGGAAGAGGCGGTGTATGGGACGCTGGACCAGATCACGGCGGCCATTGCGGCGGGGAAGTATCCGTCGCCCCCGGCCAGGGACCTGTACTTTGTCACCAAGGGCGTGCCCAATGCCGTGGCAAAGGACTTTATAAAATTTGCCTTGACGGAAGGACAAAAGGATGTAGCCGGAAGCGGCTATATCCTGCTGACCCAGGATAAAATCAATGAAGGTTTGAAGAAAATACAATGA
- a CDS encoding phosphate ABC transporter ATP-binding protein, with protein MIGTAPLQRKVAQSTHVSVQNLNVHIDGRHILKNVSIDIPDKGITSFIGPSGCGKTTLLRALNRLLDRQPKTEVSGQVLLDGQDIYGPGVEVTDMRRKMGLLSQRPFPLPMSIYDNIAYGPKIHGQRNKKELDALVEHYLRETALWDEVKDRLGASPATLSIGQQQRLCLARGLAVEPEIILGDEPTSALDPVSTQRIEELFLRLKDRYTIVLVTHILRQARRLSDTIVFLYMGEIIEYGPAEEVLLHPREPLTREYVKGFIS; from the coding sequence ATGATCGGGACCGCACCCCTCCAGCGCAAAGTCGCCCAATCCACGCATGTCAGCGTACAAAACCTGAACGTGCACATTGACGGACGGCATATCCTGAAAAATGTCTCGATCGATATTCCCGACAAAGGCATTACTTCTTTTATCGGCCCTTCGGGTTGTGGGAAAACGACGCTTCTAAGGGCGCTTAACCGGCTGCTGGACCGGCAACCGAAAACAGAAGTCAGCGGACAAGTGCTGTTGGACGGGCAAGACATTTACGGGCCCGGGGTAGAGGTAACAGACATGCGCCGCAAGATGGGGCTTTTGTCCCAACGGCCGTTTCCGCTCCCGATGAGTATCTACGACAACATTGCGTATGGGCCAAAAATCCACGGACAGCGGAACAAAAAAGAGCTGGATGCCCTGGTGGAGCACTACCTGCGGGAGACGGCCCTTTGGGATGAGGTCAAGGACCGGCTGGGTGCATCCCCGGCCACGTTGTCGATCGGCCAGCAGCAGCGCCTGTGTCTGGCCCGCGGGCTGGCGGTGGAACCGGAAATCATATTGGGGGACGAACCCACCAGCGCGCTGGACCCTGTGTCCACCCAAAGGATAGAGGAGCTTTTCCTCCGGCTGAAGGACCGGTATACGATCGTCCTGGTGACGCATATCCTCCGGCAGGCCCGGCGTTTGTCGGACACCATCGTTTTCCTGTACATGGGGGAGATCATCGAATATGGGCCGGCGGAGGAGGTTTTGCTCCATCCGAGGGAACCCCTGACCCGGGAATACGTGAAAGGGTTTATCAGTTGA
- a CDS encoding PstA family ABC transporter permease, with protein sequence MNRKRRIEAAVFRGLMLASLVLITGSLAALLWSVVSRGIRALSWSMVSQIPGGGFYLGKGGGILNAILGSVYISLGSVVLGLGISIPVVLYLNAYQTKRTWLAGGVRMTFDVLFGIPSIVYGAFGFTIMVALGLRTSLLAGIVTVTLMIIPILARAMDEVVRLAPPELSDATYSLGATRWETAKVLLKQSRAGVLTAVLLAFGRAIGDAATVLFTAGYTDSLPGSLREPAATLPLAIFFQLSSPLQAVQDRAYAAAVILTIIVLAISLGSKYVKQRL encoded by the coding sequence TTGAACCGCAAAAGACGAATTGAAGCCGCAGTCTTCCGCGGCCTGATGCTGGCCTCCCTGGTCCTGATCACGGGCAGCCTGGCCGCCCTCTTGTGGAGCGTGGTGTCCAGGGGGATCAGGGCGCTCAGTTGGAGCATGGTGTCCCAGATCCCCGGCGGCGGGTTCTACCTGGGGAAGGGGGGAGGCATTCTGAATGCCATTCTGGGGTCGGTCTACATCAGTCTGGGGTCGGTGGTCCTCGGACTCGGCATCAGTATACCGGTGGTCCTTTACCTGAATGCCTATCAAACCAAAAGAACGTGGCTAGCCGGGGGAGTAAGAATGACATTCGACGTCCTTTTTGGCATTCCCTCCATCGTGTATGGCGCCTTTGGGTTTACCATTATGGTCGCCCTGGGGCTAAGGACTTCCCTGCTGGCCGGTATCGTCACGGTGACCCTGATGATCATACCCATCCTGGCCCGGGCGATGGACGAAGTCGTGCGGCTGGCGCCACCGGAGCTGTCGGACGCGACCTATTCCCTGGGCGCCACGCGTTGGGAAACGGCAAAAGTCCTTTTAAAACAGTCCAGGGCGGGTGTCCTGACGGCGGTCCTGCTGGCGTTTGGCCGGGCCATCGGCGACGCCGCCACGGTGCTGTTCACGGCAGGGTATACCGACAGCCTTCCCGGGTCGCTGAGGGAGCCGGCGGCGACCTTGCCTTTGGCTATTTTTTTCCAACTATCTTCCCCGCTCCAGGCTGTACAAGACAGGGCTTATGCAGCAGCGGTGATCCTGACAATCATCGTACTGGCTATCAGTCTGGGGTCCAAATATGTAAAACAACGTCTATGA